A region from the Lolium perenne isolate Kyuss_39 chromosome 4, Kyuss_2.0, whole genome shotgun sequence genome encodes:
- the LOC127294743 gene encoding suppressor of mec-8 and unc-52 protein homolog 2 gives MSTTQKKKSNYKEKMARRKEESKKEEPETPRYRDRAKERREDQNPDYEPTELGSFHAVAPPGADLRLADAQKISIEKSKYLGGDLEHTHLVKGLDFALLNKVRSEIKKPDAEDGKDAKARETKEDRSISFRTAIAKSVYQWTVKQQQSMIKTNEMFLPGRMAFIYNMEDGLNNDIPTTVHRSKADCPVPEEMVTVSVDGSVLDRIAKIMSYLRLGSSGKVLKKKKKERDTKGKNNLAGGDYDEAVRRQTNGSALKQHSEKELLPPPPPLPRKSNFSEKEKHKPSVPIAREDDDDIFVGDGVDYTVPNKEMSRSPISEDMDESPHNHQNQSHLTEPAYGPIRPSEPAYGPIRPSEPVYGPIQPSEPVYGPIQPSEPAQAWQQQLDGYDPIQAQMAAAGYQGEWPAYQYPEQQLAYPEQYMQQGTLGYDVLADPNIIQDPRLMTQADKDKGLGSVFKRDDDRLKQLREKDAREKDPNFISDSYSECYPGYQGYNQEIAGSDDEDDLSKMDMGGRAKGRLHRWDFETEEEWAKYNDQKEAMPKAAFQFGVKMQDGRKTRKQNKDQKLSNDLHKINKILARKKGDKDGGEGHYDDDMPSGKKQRA, from the exons ATGTCGACGACGCAGAAGAAGAAGAGTAACTACAAGGAGAAGATGGCGCGCCGGAA AGAGGAGAGCAAAAAAGAAGAACCAGAGACACCGAGGTACCGAGATCGTGCCAAGGAGCGCCGTGAAGATCAAAACCCGGACTATGAACCTACAGAGCTTGGTTCATTTCATGCCGTGGCACCTCCTGGAGCAGATTTGAG GCTAGCAGATGCCCAAAAGATTTCAATTGAGAAGAGCAAATATCTTGGAG GCGATTTGGAGCATACTCATTTGGTCAAAGGGCTGGACTTTGCTCTACTAAACAAAGTACGAAGTGAAATCAAGAAGCCTGATGCAGAGGACGGGAAGGATGCCAAGGCTAG GGAAACAAAAGAAGATCGTTCAATCTCATTCCGCACTGCAATTGCAAAG TCTGTCTACCAGTGGACTGTAAAGCAACAACAAAGCATGATAAAGACGAATGAAATGTTTCTTCCTGGCCGGATGGCATTTATTTACAATATG GAGGATGGGCTTAACAATGATATCCCAACAACTGTTCACAGGAGCAAAGCTGATTGCCCTGTTCCAGAG GAAATGGTTACTGTCAGTGTAGATGGTTCTGTACTCGACAGAATTGCCAAGATCATGTCATACCTTAGACTTGGATCATCAGGGAAGGtcttgaagaagaagaaaaaagagagGGATACAAAAG GGAAGAATAATTTGGCAGGCGGTGACTATGACGAGGCAGTAAGACGCCAAACAAATGGTTCTGCTCTTAAACAGCATTCAGAAAAGGAACTTctaccacctccacctccactccCACGAAAGAGTAACTTCAGTGAAAAGGAGAAACATAAACCTTCTGTCCCTATTGctcgtgaagatgatgatgacatATTCGTTGGAGATGGAGTTGACTATACTGTTCCTAACAAAGAAATGAGTCGGAGCCCTATCTCTGAAGATATGGATGAATCCCCACATAACCATCAGAATCAGTCCCATTTGACTGAACCTGCGTATGGCCCTATTCGACCATCTGAACCTGCGTATGGCCCTATTCGACCATCTGAACCTGTGTATGGCCCTATTCAACCATCTGAACCTGTGTATGGCCCTATTCAACCATCTGAACCTGCTCAAGCTTGGCAACAACAATTG GATGGTTATGATCCAATTCAAGCTCAAATGGCAGCTGCTGGATATCAAGGCGAGTGGCCAGCCTATCAGTATCCTGAACAGCAGCTGGCTTATCCAGAGCAGTACATGCAACAGGGTACTCTGGGATATGATGTCTTAGCTGACCCAAATATAATTCAGGATCCAAGGTTGATGACTCAAGCAGACAAAGATAAGGGTCTAGGTTCTGTTTTCAAACGTGATGATGACAGGCTCAAGCAGCTGAGGGAAAAAGATGCGCGAGAGAAGGACCCAAATTTTATTTCAGATAGTTACTCTGAGTGCTATCCTGGTTATCAGGGGTACAATCAAGAGATTGCAGGgagtgatgatgaagatgatttgTCCAAGATGGATATGGGTGGAAGG GCGAAGGGCCGTCTTCACCGGTGGGACTTTGAGACGGAAGAGGAGTGGGCGAAATACAATGATCAGAAGGAAGCCATGCCGAAGGCAGCATTCCAGTTTGGGGTGAAGATGCAAGATGGCAGGAAGACCAGGAAGCAGAACAAGGATCAGAAGCTTAGCAACGACCTCCACAAGATCAACAAGATTCTGGCGAGGAAGAAGGGTGATAAAGATGGAGGCGAAGGGCATTATGACGATGATATGCCTAGCGGGAAGAAACAGCGCGCTTGA
- the LOC139839195 gene encoding uncharacterized protein gives MARFDSSGSGLSSGSGSSNPFAGPSVAVIRDIPIAERVPLKLSTTAANFFPWKTYFGLLFREYDLLDHVDGTIDLLAMPHDPDWLAIDATIIRWFYQTVSNDIFRTVVRDGDSAHMVWAKITGLFTDNKIQRVTFLQQEFFGTHQNDLSLDDYALKLKSLSDELRDLEFPIDDKIMLSTLSAGLGEDLSNAASNLTLLTTPTFE, from the coding sequence ATGGCGCGCTTCGACTCATCCGGCTCCGGTCTCTCCTCCGGCTCCGGCAGCAGCAACCCCTTCGCCGGACCCTCCGTCGCCGTCATCCGCGACATCCCCATCGCCGAGCGCGTGCCGCTGAAGCTCTCCACCACCGCTGCCAACTTCTTCCCGTGGAAGACGTACTTTGGGCTGCTCTTCCGCGAGTATGATCTCCTTGATCACGTCGACGGCACCATCGACCTCCTCGCCATGCCGCACGACCCCGACTGGCTcgccatcgacgccaccatcatccgctggTTCTACCAGACCGTCTCCAACGACATCTTCCGCACTGTCGTCCGCGACGGCGACTCCGCCCACATGGTCTGGGCTAAGATCACCGGCCTCTTCACCGACAACAAAATCCAGCGGGTCACCTTCCTCCAACAGGAGTTCTTCGGCACCCACCAGAACGACCTGTCTCTCGATGACTACGCCCTCAAGCTGAAGAGTCTCTCCGATGAGCTCCGTGACTTGGAGTTCCCGATCGATGACAAGATCATGCTCTCCACCCTGTCGGCGGGTCTCGGCGAGGATCTCAGCAacgccgcctccaacctcacGCTTCTCACCACGCCCACCTTCGAGTAG